The Fusobacterium sp. JB019 genome has a segment encoding these proteins:
- a CDS encoding MalY/PatB family protein, whose product MKHYFDSKIDRSNNHAAKWEEMGNKYISNDLWPMWIADMDLKTAPEIIKAMKDKLEQGIFGYVYRPDSYYEAATNWINKRFEYKISPKTLINSPGVVPTLSILVRLMTKEDEKILIQSPVYYPFSSVVKDNNRQLVINDLIKDENNYYTINFEDLEKKLSDEKVTLFILCSPHNPVGRVWKREELEKISNLCLKYNVRIIADEIWRDLIMPGYKHIPMASINKECEKNTITCFSPTKTFNIAGLQASFVTFPNKEEWLTFDRELGILDIKRNSPFSLVAFETGYTKCENWLEELIEHLNGNMDYVITYLEEKIPEVKCNKPEGTYLMWLDFSNLGMTKEELSKFLQIEAKIALDDGYWFGEKGEGYERMNIACPRYMVEEGMKRIENAILKWRKIKGGTRYEK is encoded by the coding sequence ATGAAACATTATTTTGATAGTAAAATTGATAGAAGTAACAATCATGCAGCAAAATGGGAAGAAATGGGGAATAAATATATTTCTAATGATTTATGGCCAATGTGGATTGCAGACATGGATTTAAAAACGGCTCCAGAAATTATTAAAGCTATGAAAGATAAATTAGAGCAAGGAATATTTGGTTATGTTTATAGACCTGACTCTTATTATGAAGCAGCAACAAATTGGATTAATAAAAGATTTGAATATAAGATAAGTCCTAAAACTTTAATTAATAGTCCAGGGGTAGTACCAACTTTATCTATATTAGTTAGATTAATGACAAAGGAGGATGAAAAAATATTGATTCAATCTCCAGTTTATTATCCTTTTTCAAGCGTAGTTAAAGATAATAATAGACAATTAGTGATTAATGATTTAATTAAAGATGAGAATAATTATTATACAATAAATTTTGAAGATTTAGAAAAAAAATTATCAGATGAAAAAGTAACATTATTTATACTTTGTTCTCCTCATAATCCTGTTGGAAGAGTTTGGAAAAGAGAGGAATTAGAAAAAATATCAAATTTATGTTTAAAATATAATGTAAGGATTATAGCAGATGAAATATGGAGAGATTTAATAATGCCTGGATATAAACATATTCCAATGGCTTCTATTAATAAGGAATGTGAAAAAAATACAATAACTTGTTTTTCTCCAACAAAAACATTTAATATAGCGGGACTTCAGGCTTCATTTGTAACTTTTCCTAATAAAGAAGAATGGCTTACTTTTGATAGAGAATTAGGAATATTAGATATTAAAAGGAATAGTCCTTTTAGTTTAGTAGCTTTTGAAACAGGATATACAAAGTGTGAAAATTGGTTAGAAGAATTAATAGAACATTTAAACGGTAATATGGATTATGTAATTACTTATTTAGAGGAAAAAATACCAGAGGTTAAATGCAACAAACCAGAAGGAACTTATTTAATGTGGTTGGATTTTAGCAATTTAGGAATGACTAAAGAAGAATTATCTAAATTTTTACAAATAGAAGCAAAGATAGCTTTAGATGATGGTTATTGGTTTGGAGAAAAGGGAGAAGGCTATGAGCGAATGAATATTGCATGTCCTAGATATATGGTTGAAGAAGGAATGAAAAGAATAGAAAATGCAATATTAAAATGGAGAAAAATTAAAGGGGGGACACGTTATGAAAAGTAA